In a single window of the Niabella ginsenosidivorans genome:
- a CDS encoding MGH1-like glycoside hydrolase domain-containing protein produces the protein MTEEHKRLAENARKPIPLEQWGPYVSERQWGTVREDYSQNGDTWNYFPFDHAHSRAYLWGEDGLAGISDYFQNLCFAVALWNGQDPILKERLFGLGNHEGNHGEDVKELYFYLDNLPTHYYMEYLYKYPQQAFPYEQLRAENRKRGKDETEYELLDTGVFNNRKYFDVHITYAKANSTDIAIRINITNLYNEPAPITVLPLLWFYNRWANGSNTNIPDIASINDHTVIARHNRIGNYYFYFQDADDALFTDNETNMEKLFGQPNKSAFVRDAFHDAVINGKNTEALRNRKHGTRFAPVFKRVVGAGETISIYCRLANYELEAPFDEAFMTLFSKRKEEADDFYEDIFHSGTDPHLAKVQRQALAGLLWSKQYYHYDVERWLTKSDGITPIIPARLQGRNSEWTHLKNQDIISMPEKWEYPWYAAWDQSFQCISMAVVDPVFAKNQLLLLMREWFMKPDGQLPSYEWNFSDVNPPVQAWAAMEIYQIEKKRTGIGDIDFLKKVFNKLTINFTWWINRKDLKGDNIFEGGFLGLDNIGVFNRSYHDKGEIQLEQADGTSWMGIYALNMMDIALEIAVVDPAFEDMVTKFFEHFVLIAEALNAHVLWNDEDQFFYDVLCMRDAPPQPLKIRSIVGLTSLYAVNTISKDVFEKLPDFKKRFDWFKNYRLKNGLFWPNEEKGNGEEMLMSLVQRNRLKALLTRLLDETEFLSDGGIRALSKYHEAHPYSVTINGEVNTIQYDPGDSTSDMFGGNSNWRGPVWIPINFIIIQSIRRLGKFYHDSFLMEYPTGSGNEMNLFNISTELSKRVISLFRKDEKGNRSIYGEYNWFFSLPENQDLILFYEYYNGDSGRGLGASHQTGWSALVAEMISELTEKE, from the coding sequence ATGACAGAAGAACATAAACGCTTAGCAGAGAATGCACGGAAACCGATCCCTCTGGAGCAGTGGGGCCCTTATGTGAGTGAGCGCCAGTGGGGAACCGTAAGGGAAGATTATAGTCAGAATGGTGATACCTGGAATTATTTTCCTTTTGATCATGCACATAGCCGTGCTTACTTGTGGGGAGAGGATGGCCTGGCAGGCATTTCCGATTATTTCCAGAATTTGTGTTTTGCCGTAGCGCTCTGGAACGGACAGGACCCGATCCTGAAAGAACGCTTATTTGGCCTGGGCAATCATGAGGGCAACCATGGTGAGGATGTAAAGGAATTGTATTTCTACCTGGATAATCTGCCCACGCATTATTATATGGAATACCTGTATAAATACCCGCAGCAGGCGTTTCCCTATGAGCAGTTAAGAGCAGAGAACCGCAAAAGAGGAAAAGATGAAACCGAATATGAGCTGCTGGATACCGGTGTTTTTAATAACCGGAAGTATTTTGATGTGCATATTACATATGCAAAAGCAAACAGTACGGATATAGCGATCCGTATCAACATCACCAATCTTTACAATGAGCCTGCGCCCATAACAGTATTACCGCTGCTATGGTTTTATAACAGGTGGGCCAACGGCTCTAATACCAATATACCGGATATTGCCTCTATAAATGATCATACGGTAATTGCCCGCCATAACAGGATCGGCAATTATTATTTTTATTTTCAGGATGCCGATGATGCCCTGTTTACGGATAATGAAACCAATATGGAAAAATTATTCGGACAGCCCAATAAAAGTGCTTTTGTAAGAGATGCTTTTCATGATGCAGTGATTAACGGAAAAAATACAGAGGCACTGAGAAACAGGAAGCACGGAACGCGCTTTGCACCGGTATTTAAGCGGGTTGTAGGTGCCGGAGAAACCATTTCCATTTATTGCAGGCTGGCTAATTATGAGCTGGAAGCGCCTTTTGATGAGGCTTTTATGACGCTGTTCAGCAAACGAAAAGAAGAAGCGGATGATTTTTATGAGGATATTTTTCACAGCGGCACTGACCCGCACCTGGCAAAGGTGCAGCGCCAGGCATTGGCAGGCCTGCTCTGGAGCAAACAATACTATCATTATGATGTGGAGCGCTGGCTGACAAAATCAGACGGCATTACCCCTATTATCCCTGCAAGACTGCAGGGAAGGAACAGTGAATGGACGCACCTGAAAAACCAGGACATTATTTCAATGCCTGAAAAATGGGAATATCCCTGGTATGCCGCATGGGACCAGTCGTTCCAGTGTATTTCCATGGCCGTGGTAGACCCTGTTTTTGCCAAGAACCAGTTATTGCTGCTGATGCGTGAATGGTTTATGAAACCCGATGGGCAGCTGCCTTCCTATGAATGGAATTTCAGTGATGTAAACCCGCCGGTGCAGGCCTGGGCAGCTATGGAAATTTACCAGATCGAAAAGAAGAGAACGGGCATTGGGGATATTGATTTTTTAAAGAAGGTATTCAACAAGCTGACCATTAATTTTACCTGGTGGATCAACCGTAAAGATCTGAAAGGTGATAACATCTTTGAAGGCGGGTTCCTGGGGCTGGATAACATTGGCGTGTTCAACCGCAGCTATCATGATAAAGGGGAGATACAACTGGAACAGGCAGACGGTACCAGCTGGATGGGCATTTATGCCCTGAACATGATGGATATAGCGCTGGAAATTGCAGTGGTGGATCCGGCGTTTGAAGACATGGTAACGAAATTCTTTGAGCATTTTGTGCTGATTGCCGAAGCCCTGAACGCGCATGTTTTATGGAATGATGAAGACCAGTTCTTCTATGATGTGCTTTGTATGCGCGATGCACCTCCGCAACCCCTAAAGATACGGTCTATTGTTGGGCTGACATCCCTGTATGCCGTAAATACGATCAGTAAGGATGTATTTGAAAAGCTGCCTGATTTTAAAAAGCGCTTTGACTGGTTTAAAAATTACCGGCTGAAGAATGGCCTGTTCTGGCCCAACGAAGAAAAGGGCAACGGGGAAGAAATGCTGATGTCTTTGGTGCAACGCAACCGGCTAAAGGCCCTGCTGACAAGATTACTGGACGAGACCGAGTTCCTGTCAGACGGGGGCATCAGGGCCTTGTCAAAATATCATGAAGCGCATCCTTATTCTGTTACTATTAATGGTGAGGTAAATACGATTCAATATGATCCGGGCGATTCCACTTCCGATATGTTTGGTGGTAATTCCAACTGGAGAGGTCCTGTGTGGATCCCAATTAATTTCATCATTATACAGTCGATAAGGCGGCTGGGCAAATTTTATCATGATTCGTTCCTTATGGAATACCCCACGGGCTCCGGGAACGAAATGAACCTGTTCAATATTTCCACTGAGTTGTCAAAAAGGGTCATTAGTCTTTTCCGGAAAGATGAAAAAGGCAATCGCTCTATTTACGGGGAATATAACTGGTTTTTCAGTTTGCCGGAGAACCAGGATCTCATCCTGTTTTATGAATATTATAACGGCGATTCAGGTCGTGGCCTTGGGGCAAGTCATCAAACAGGCTGGTCTGCACTGGTTGCGGAAATGATCAGCGAACTAACAGAGAAGGAATAG
- a CDS encoding M13 family metallopeptidase, protein MKKLSKTGLLGAGACLLLLNTTLFAQQQQRFIDPANMDLSVKPGDDFYEYASGTWVKNNPVPAKETRWGSFNVLRDFNINAVKSILEKAAADQHAPAGSVEKRVGDFYAAGMDSVAIEKAGYMPIKADLAAIDAIRSVPDLLRKISYLRSNGIAAPLYGFYVGQDRKNVEVMIPQLSQGGTSLPDRDNYLKEDKRSVAIRDAYARYISTLFSLTGSKEADAAANAATIFNIEKQLATAQLSRVEMRDAYKTYNKFFIDDFSKTTPGLDWRTILEALNVKGQDSILVNNPAFFVTVSELLKSVPLKDWKVYLKWNVLKNSAAYLSTPFVNANFAFTRALTGQKIQTPRWQRMSSLTDNNIGELLGQLYVKEYFKPAAKARMEELVANLRKAFAARIKNLDWMSDSTKQKALAKLAAFHPKIAYPDKWENYDGLVIRRNAFFQNVRNVDAWKYNFMISRLGKPVDRTRWGMTPPTVNAYYNATLNEIVFPAGILQFPFFDPNADDAVNYGGIGAVIGHEMSHGFDDNGSKYDADGTLRNWWTDEDRKNFDAKTAALAKQYDGYTVLDTIHVNGKLTLGENIGDLGGLNVAYEAFKMTKEGQSDEKIDGFTPDQRFFLSWAQVWRGNILPEFAAQSILTDPHSPGPYRTIGPIVNMDAWYKAFNVQPGDKLYKKPEDRIRIW, encoded by the coding sequence ATGAAAAAATTGTCAAAAACAGGCCTGTTGGGTGCCGGGGCCTGCCTGCTATTGCTTAACACAACGTTATTTGCGCAACAGCAGCAGCGTTTTATTGACCCCGCCAATATGGATCTTTCAGTAAAACCAGGCGATGACTTTTATGAGTATGCCAGCGGTACCTGGGTTAAAAACAACCCGGTGCCGGCAAAAGAAACCCGCTGGGGTAGTTTTAATGTACTGCGCGATTTTAATATCAACGCAGTAAAATCGATCCTGGAAAAGGCCGCAGCAGATCAGCATGCACCGGCCGGATCGGTGGAAAAGCGCGTAGGCGATTTTTATGCTGCGGGCATGGACAGCGTGGCTATTGAAAAAGCGGGCTACATGCCCATAAAAGCTGACCTGGCGGCTATTGATGCCATCCGGTCGGTTCCGGATCTTTTAAGGAAGATCAGCTATTTAAGAAGCAATGGTATTGCCGCTCCGCTGTATGGTTTTTATGTAGGACAGGACCGGAAGAATGTGGAAGTAATGATCCCGCAATTATCACAGGGTGGCACCTCTCTTCCGGACAGGGATAATTATTTAAAAGAAGATAAACGGTCCGTAGCTATAAGAGATGCTTATGCCCGTTATATTAGCACACTTTTCAGTCTTACCGGCTCAAAGGAAGCAGACGCTGCTGCAAATGCAGCCACCATCTTTAACATTGAAAAGCAACTGGCAACAGCGCAGTTGAGTCGTGTTGAGATGCGCGATGCCTATAAAACCTATAATAAGTTTTTTATTGATGATTTTTCCAAAACCACACCGGGGCTGGATTGGAGAACCATCCTGGAAGCGCTGAATGTAAAGGGGCAGGACAGTATATTGGTAAACAACCCGGCATTTTTTGTAACAGTGTCTGAGCTGTTAAAATCTGTTCCCTTAAAAGACTGGAAAGTCTATTTAAAATGGAATGTGCTGAAGAATTCAGCCGCTTATCTGAGCACTCCCTTTGTAAATGCAAATTTTGCATTCACCCGGGCGCTTACAGGACAAAAGATTCAAACGCCCCGCTGGCAGCGGATGTCTTCCTTAACAGATAACAACATTGGCGAATTACTGGGCCAGCTGTATGTAAAAGAATATTTTAAACCGGCTGCAAAGGCCCGTATGGAAGAATTAGTAGCGAATTTAAGAAAAGCGTTTGCTGCAAGAATAAAGAACCTGGACTGGATGTCGGACTCTACCAAGCAAAAAGCGCTGGCAAAGCTGGCAGCCTTTCATCCCAAGATCGCCTATCCGGATAAATGGGAAAACTATGACGGGCTGGTGATCCGCCGGAATGCGTTCTTTCAGAATGTGAGGAATGTTGATGCATGGAAATATAATTTTATGATCAGCCGGCTGGGTAAGCCTGTTGACAGAACCCGCTGGGGTATGACACCGCCTACTGTGAATGCCTACTATAATGCCACACTGAATGAAATTGTGTTCCCTGCGGGGATCTTACAGTTCCCCTTCTTTGACCCGAATGCAGATGATGCGGTGAACTATGGGGGCATCGGCGCTGTGATCGGGCATGAAATGTCGCATGGCTTTGATGATAACGGAAGCAAATACGACGCTGACGGAACATTACGGAACTGGTGGACGGATGAAGACCGGAAGAATTTTGATGCCAAAACAGCAGCGCTGGCAAAGCAATATGACGGCTACACTGTCTTGGATACGATCCATGTAAATGGTAAGCTGACACTTGGAGAAAACATAGGAGATCTTGGCGGATTAAATGTAGCCTATGAGGCCTTTAAAATGACCAAAGAGGGGCAGTCTGATGAAAAAATAGACGGGTTTACCCCGGATCAGCGTTTCTTCCTTTCATGGGCACAGGTTTGGCGTGGAAATATTTTGCCGGAGTTTGCCGCGCAATCCATTTTAACGGACCCGCACTCTCCCGGGCCGTACAGGACCATCGGGCCCATTGTAAACATGGATGCATGGTATAAGGCCTTTAATGTACAGCCCGGAGATAAACTGTACAAGAAGCCGGAAGACCGGATCCGCATCTGGTAA